The genomic region CGGCTCCCGGTCGTCGACGACGGGGGGAAGCTAGCGGGGATCGTCTCGCTCGACGACCTGATCGCGACGAGCGCCGAACAGTTGGAGGAGGCCGCGAAGGTCATCGAGGCCCAGTCGCCGGGCTACTCGCCGGACGAGCGATAGCCCGCCGACCGCCGCGCTTTTCCCGCCATCGCCCGCTTTCCCGGCATGGACCGACGAGTTCACGACCACGCCGAGGTGCTGGTCGACTGGAGCGCGCGCGTCGAGGCGGGCGACGACGTGGTCGTCTCCGTGGCGGAGGGCGCCCACGGCCTAGCGGTGGCCGTCGCAGAGAAGTTGGGAGAGCGCGGCGCGAACCCCCTCGTGACCTACGACTCCGACGAGGTGAGCCGGGCGTATCTCGCCGCCCACGACGGGGAGTTCAGCACGGGAGAGCACGAACTCGCGATGGTCGAGAACGCGGACGTCTACCTCCGGCTCGGCGGCGGGCGAAACACCAGCGCGCTCGCGGACGTGCCCGGCGAGGCTCGCCAGGCCCACAGTAGGGCGACCGCGCCGCTCCGGGAGGCCCGCATGGAAACCGACTGGGTTTCGACCGTCCACCCCACCCGCTCGCTCGCCCAGCAGGCGGGGATGGCCTACGAGGAGTACCGGGAGTTCGTCTACGACGCCGTTCTCAGGGACTGGGAGTCGCTCGCCGGGGAGATGGCCGAGATGAAAGAGGTCCTCGACGCGGGCAGCGAGGTCCGCATCGAGAGGGAGCGGACGGATCTGGCGATGTCGATCGAAAACCGGACGGCGGTCAACTCCGCCGCGTCCGTCAGGTACGACTCGCACAACCTGCCCTCGGGCGAGGTGTTCACCGCGCCCCACGCGACGGAGGGCGAGGTCCTCTTCGACGTTCCGATAACGGTCAACGGTAAGCGCCTGCGGGACGTCTCGTTGACCTTCGAGAACGGCGAGGTCGTCGACTTCTCGGCGGAAGCCAACGAGGACGAACTCGAAACGGTCCTCGACACCGACGAGGGCGCGCGCCGTCTCGGGGAGCTAGGGATCGGCATGAACCGCGGGATCGACCGCTTCACCGACAACGTCCTCTTCGACGAGAAGATGGGCGATACCGTGCATCTGGCCCTCGGGCGGGCCTACGACGCCTGTCTGCCCGAGGGCGAGGCGGGCAACCAGTCGGCGGTCCACGTCGACCTGATCACCGACATGAGCGACGGAGTGATGGAAGTCGACGGCGAGGTCGTTCAGAGAAACGGGGTGTTCCGCTGGGAGGACGGGTTCGAGGGATGACGGCCAACGGGTGAAAACGGGC from Halalkalicoccus sp. NIPERK01 harbors:
- a CDS encoding aminopeptidase encodes the protein MDRRVHDHAEVLVDWSARVEAGDDVVVSVAEGAHGLAVAVAEKLGERGANPLVTYDSDEVSRAYLAAHDGEFSTGEHELAMVENADVYLRLGGGRNTSALADVPGEARQAHSRATAPLREARMETDWVSTVHPTRSLAQQAGMAYEEYREFVYDAVLRDWESLAGEMAEMKEVLDAGSEVRIERERTDLAMSIENRTAVNSAASVRYDSHNLPSGEVFTAPHATEGEVLFDVPITVNGKRLRDVSLTFENGEVVDFSAEANEDELETVLDTDEGARRLGELGIGMNRGIDRFTDNVLFDEKMGDTVHLALGRAYDACLPEGEAGNQSAVHVDLITDMSDGVMEVDGEVVQRNGVFRWEDGFEG